In Streptomyces sclerotialus, the DNA window CTGCTGACGCCGCAGCTCTACACCGGGCTGCTCTTCCTGTGCCTGGTGCCCTCCACGATCCAGTCCTCGATCGCGTTCACCTCCATCGCGCGCGGCAACGTCGCGGCGGCGATCTGCGCGGGCTCCTTCTCCAGCCTGGTCGGCATCGTGATCACGCCGCTGCTCGCGGCGGTGCTGCTCGGCGGCGACGGCGGCGGCTTCTCCGCCGACTCGCTGCTCTCGATCGTCTTCCAGCTGCTGGTGCCGTTCCTCGCCGGACAGCTGCTCCGCCGCTGGATATCCGGCTTCCTGACCCGGTACAAGAAGGTGCTCGGCTACGTCGACCGCGGCTCGATCCTGCTGGTCGTCTACACCGCGTTCAGCACCGGCATGGTCCAGGGCATCTGGAGCAAGGTCTCCTTCTGGCGGCTGGTGGAGCTGGTGGCCGTGGAGGCCGTCCTGCTGGCCGTGATGCTGACGCTCACCACGTACGGCTCGCGGAAGCTCGGCTTCCCGCGCGCCGACCGCATCGCGATCACGTTCGCGGGCTCCAAGAAGAGCCTGGCGGCCGGGCTGCCGATGGCCAGCGTGCTGTTCGGCGCGCAGGCCAGCCTCGCCGTGCTGCCGCTGATGCTCTTCCATCAGATGCAGCTGATGGTGTGCGCGGTGATCTCCAAGCGGTACGCCCGCCAGGCGGCGGCGGCCGAAGCGGCGGAGCAGGCGGCGGACGGCGGGCCCGGCCAGGACGGCGGGCCCGGCGCCGTGTCGGCCGACGACGCGGTGGGAGCGCGCCGCTAGGGTGCCTGCATGACGGGCCATCACGTTCTCACCTGGGACGTCACCGCGAGCAAGGGCATCGAGACCGCGTGGGTCGACCTCGGCGAGCGGACGCTGTCCGCGCACGGCCGGGCGGTGGGCACCGTACCGGAGGCCTACTGGATCACGTACGAGCTGGAGACCGGCGAGGACTTCGTGACGCGGCGGCTGCGGGTACGTGCCGAGAGCGCGGCCGGCAGCCGCGAGCTGGACCTGCGGCGGGACGACGAGGGCCGGTGGACGGCGGGCGGTGAGCCGCTGGCGGGACTGGCCGCCGCGCTCGACTGCGACCTCGGACTGTGCCCCCTCACCAACACGATGCCGCTGCTGCGCCACGGGCTGCACCGCTCCCCGGGTGAACACGACTTCGTGATGGCGTGGGTGTCGGTGCCGGAGCTGGCGGTCCAGCCCTCCCCGCAGCGGTACGAGCACCTCGCCCGTACGGAGGAAGGCGCCCGGGTGCGGTACACCTCGGGCGCCTTCCAGCGTGACCTGGAGTGCGACGGGGACGGCCTGATCGTCGGCTATCCGGACCTGGCGCAGCGCACCCAGACCCGCTGACCGGCCGCCCCCTCCGCACCCCCTCAGTTCCCCCGCACCCGGTCCAGCGGCAGCCGGAGCACGGCCGGCGCCGCGGCCGGCAGGTTGCGCTCGCGGACATCGGCCAGCTCACGGTCGCTCAGGGCCCGCCGGTAGACGCGTACGTCGTCCAGCGCGCCGGTGAAGTGCGACCGGGAGTCCGGCTTCTGGCCGAGGTGCACCCCGAACGTGTCGTTCCGGCTGACCGACCCGGGAACGTCCGCCACCGACGTGGTCCTGGTCCCGTCCACCGTGAGCGTCAGCCGGCCGCCCGACCGGCGCAGCGCCAGGTGGTGCCAGCGTCCGTCGTTGGCCGCGCCGGCCGCGGTGACCTGCGCCGACTTCGCGGGCCCGGCGCCGGTCAGCGCCGTGAGGTCCGCCGTCAGCCGGTCCTTGGCGGGGTCGGCGCGCAGCGCCACCTGCGGCGCCCTGCTGCCCACGCCGCCCATCCACAGCAGCGGCTGCTCGCCGCTCTTCGCCTCGTACCGGAACCAGAGGCTGCACGTGAAGTCGCGGTCGCCCAGCGGCAGCGAGGAGCGGAACGGCAGCCGGACGGCATCGTCCTTGCCGTCGAACGCCAGCGCCTGCCCGAAACGGCCCTCGGTGGCGCGGGCGCCGCCCAGGACGGCGGCCGGCCGGGCGCCGAACCCGTGGTCCGGCGTGGTCGGGTCCGGACCGCGGCGCGGCCCGAGCCACTCCTCGGTGAACCGCGCGAAGCGGATCTCGTCCCGCGCGTCCACCGCGCCGCCCTCGTAGAGCAGCCCGACCTCGCCAGGCCTGATGTTCGCCAGGTCCGAGTAGCCCGACCAGTCGGTGGTGATCCGGGCGCCCCGGTCCACCCCCTCCCATGTACGGCCCTCGTCGTACGAGGAACGGATGGTCATGGTGCGCCGCCGGTCCGGGTCGGCCGGCGCGGCGAACAGCAGCCGGCCCGGGCTGCCGGGCGACCGCGGCTGCAGCCGCAGCATCGAGCCCTGGACCATGGGCGAGTACAGGTCGGGAATGGCCTCGAACGGCCGGGCGAAGGACTTGCCGCCGTCCCGGCTGACGGCCGCCGTACGGTGGCCCAGGTCGGTGCCGTCCTGCTCGCGCCCGTTGACGTAGATCGTCCCGTCCGAGCGCTCCACGAGCGTCATCTCAGACGGCTTCTGACGGAACGTTCCGTCAGAAGCGGTGCGCCAGGTGTCGAGCGCACCGGTGCGCCAGGTCCTGCCGCCGTCGTCGCTGTACATGAGGGCGGCGTGGTTGGCCGTTATACGGCCGCCTCCGTAGCTTTCGGCGTTGACGGTGTAGACCAGCCGCCCGGCGTGCCGCCCGCGGGTCAGCTGGATGCCGTGCACGGGGCCGGTCGCGTACCAGGAGTTCCACGACGGCGGCCGGAGCGCGGGGGTCATGTCCTTCGGCTTCGACCAGGTGCGCCCGTCGTCGTCGCTGATCTGCATGTGCGGTCTGCGGTCGCAGGGCACGTCGCAGTTGGCGGCGTCGTCCCGGCCCTTGTTGTAGGTCTCGGCGAGGACGACGCGCCCGGTGCGGCGGTCCACGACCGGTGCCGGGTTGCCGTGCGTGTCGCCGCCGCCCTCATTGACGACCTGGAGCGGACTCCAGGTGCGGCCGCCGTCGGTGGACCGTTTCATCACCAGGTCTATGTCGCCGGCGTCCCCACAGTTGTCCACCCGGCCCTCGGCGAAGGCCAGGAGCGTGCCGCGCGGGGTCGTCACGATCGCGGGGATACGGAAGCAGGAGTAGCCCTTCTCCTGGGAGGCCTTGAAGAGCACCTGCTGGTCGAGACCGACGGGGGCGGCCTCGGTGGGGGGTTGGGCGTTCGCGGGAATCGGGGGGAGGAAGGCGATCGCCGCTGTGGCCAGCGTGGCCCACCAGCGGCGTCGCCCGGGTCTCGGGCCGGGACTGTTGAGTGCGCTCGGATCTGACGTCATGGTCCGACCTGCCCTTCGAGGCATCGGCGAGGCATCGGCGTCGGCCGCGCGACGGGTCCGGGAGGCTCCCGGTGGCCCGCCGGACGGGTCATCTGGACATCCCACGTATGGACATCCCACGTCCCATGTTCGTGCGGAGGAAGGTACTTGTCCCGCAGGCGCCCCGGCAAGGAGTGTGCGTCACTCGGATTGGCCGGAAGCGGGCCTGCCCGCACGCCGCACGTGTACCTCTCGTACGCCGTGGGGAGGTGGCAGGCCCGCCGACGGCAGAAACGTTGGAGCCCCCAATGGCTTTGCGTCCGCTCGATACGCTGAAGGCATGGCCGAAACCCCCTACACACCCGCGCGCATTCGTGCTCTGCCCAGCTGGCTCCTCGGCCGCGCCGCCGCCCGCGGTCACCGGCTCGTCGCCGAGGCGCTCGCCCGCGAGGGCATGCGGATGATGCACCACGCCGTGCTGTCGGCCGTCGCCGAACTGGGCCCGGTCTCCCAGGCGGACCTGGGCCGCAGCCTGAGCATCGACCCCAAGGACATGGTCACGATCGTCAACGACCTGGTCGCGGAGGAACTGGTCGTCCGCGCGCCCGACCCACGCGACCGCCGCAAGAACGCCGTCACCATCTCCCCGGCCGGCACCCGCACGCTGCGCCGTACTCAAAAACTCGGCGACACGGCCAACGCGGAACTGACCGCGGCCCTCACCCCCGCCGAACGCGACCAGCTCGTCGACCTGCTCACCCGGATAGCCGCACCGGGCCTGGACGACCGCGGCACCTGAGAGCGGCGGCTGTCGGACCGTCAGACCCGGGGGCCCCCGCCGGGTCTGACAGGCCCTCAGCCCAGCGGGTCCAGGGCTATGCGGTGCTCGCCCGCGTAGATGTTCATCGAGCTGCCGCGCAGGAAGCCGACCAGGGTCAGGCCGGTCTCCGCCGCCAGATCGACCGCGAGTGAGGAGGGCGCGGAGACCGCGGCGAGTACGGGGATGCCCGCCATCACGGCCTTCTGGGCGAGTTCGAAGGAGGCACGCCCGGAGACCATCAGAACGGTGTCGGACAACGGCAGCCGGTCCTGTTGCAGTGCCCGCCCGACGACCTTGTCGACCGCGTTGTGCCGGCCCACGTCCTCCCGCAGGTCCAGCAGTTCCCCGTCGGCCGAGAACAGCCCCGCCGCATGCAGCCCGCCGGTGCGGTCGAACACCCGCTGGGCGGCGCGCAGCCGGTCGGGCAGTACGGAGAGCGTGGCCGGCTCGACGGTCATGCCGTCGTCGTCCTTCAGCGCGAAGCGCGCGGTGGTCCGCACGGCGTCCAGGCTGGCCTTGCCGCACAGCCCGCAGGAGGACGTCGTGTAGACGTTGCGTTCGAGGGAGATGTCCGGGACCGCGACGCCGGGCGCGAGCTGCACGTCGACCACGTTGTACGTGTTGCTGCCCTCCTCCGTGGCGCCCGCGCAGTACACGATGTTCGCCAGCTCCGCCGCGCTGCCGAGCACGCCCTCGCTGACCAGGAAGCCGGCCGCGAGCGCGAAGTCGTCGCCGGGGGTGCGCATCGTGATGGCCAGCGGCTTGCCGCCGAGCCGGATCTCCAGCGGCTCCTCGGCGACCAGGGTGTCCGGGCGGGTGCTCACGGCTCCGTCGCGGATGCGGATGACGCGCCGTCGCTCGGTGACCCTGCCCATACTGATCAGTCCCGGTTCTGTAGGTGGTGGCAGCCGCCGGAACGGCCCTCGCCCCTCATTGTCCTGTACGCGAGATCGGCGGCCACAGCCCCCACCGCCCAGCCGTCCGCCCGGCCCCGCCGCCCGGTCGGCCGTCCGCTCGGTCGGCCGTCCGCTCAGTCGGCCAGGAACTCCGCGATGCGGTCGCCCCAGGTGCGGATGTCGGCGGCGTCCTCCGAGACGTGCAACCGTGCCCCGGGCAGCAGCCCGGCGAGCTGCTCAGCGGTGGAGACGGGATGGCCCGGGTCGTCGGCCCATGCGAGCACCAGGGCCGGCCGGGTCAGCCGGGCGATCTCCGCACGGGCCGGCAGGTCGGACAGCGCGGCACCGCGCAGCAGGGAAGGCAGCGCCTCGCGGTGCACGCCGAGCGAGCGCGCCGGGTAGCCGGGGGCGCCGGCGAGGGAGGACGGCACGGGCGCCGCTGCCGTGACCTTGGCGAGCAGTTCCGGGCCGCCCTTCTCCGTGGCGTCGGCGAGCTTGCGGTAGAGGCCGGCCTGCGCGGCGCGGGTCTCCCAGGCGGTCGGCGGGATCAGCAGGACGAGCCGGTCGAAGCGTGCGGGTTCCCGTACCGCGGCGGTCAGTACGGTCGCACTGCCGAGCGAGGACCCCATGCCGGTGACGGGCCGGCCGGGGGAGAGGCGGTCGAGCAGTGCGAGCAGGTCGTCGGCGAAGTGCCGGTAGGTGTAGCCGGACGCGTCCGCGCCGCCCGTCGACGCACCGTGTCCCCGCGCGTCGTAGCGGACCAGCCGCCGGCCGGGCAGCCGGCGCACCGCGTCCCAGCCGAACAGGTCCATCCCGGCCTCGACGTCGCGGCTGAGCGACATGCCGTGGGCGTACACGGCGAGCGGTGCCTCAGTGCCGGTACCGGTACCCGCACCGGTGCCCGGTGTGTCCGTCGCGTCGTGGGCGATCCGGGTGCCGTCCGGGAGTGTGAGTCGCGGTTCCATGGTCGCCGCAACGCCCGTTCTCCAGGGGATGTTCCGGCGTACGCACGCGGAGACCCGACGGCGTCCGGGCACACGCCGGCGGCCCGGCCGGAGGTGAGTCCGGCCGGGCCGCCGTACCCAAGGTTCCGCGGCGGCGGTGTCCGGGTCAGACCTCGCCGCGCCAGGCGCCGGTCTCCGTGCCACGTGACTCGATGAACTTCTTGAAGTTCTTCAGGTCCGTGGTGGCCTTGCTGCGTATGAAGCCGAGCTTGTCGCCGACCGTGTCGGCGATGCCCTCGGGGTCGTGGTCGAGCTGGAGCATGACCTTGGTGTGCTGGTCGTCGAGGCGGTGGAAGGTCACCACACCGGCCTGGCGCGTCTCACCGGCCACCGTGGTCCAGGCGATCCGCTCGTCGGGAATCTGCTCGGTGATCTCCGCGTCGAACTCGCGGGTCACTCCGCCGATCTTGGTGACCCAGTGCGTGAGCTTCGGTGTGCGCTGCTCGATGCGCTCGACCCCGTCCATGAAGCGGGGGAATTCCTCGAACTGTGTCCACTGGTTGTAGGCCTTCGTCACCGGGACGGCAACCTCGACCGACTCTTCGATCTTCGACATGGTCCGGGCTCCTCCTCTCTGGGAACGTGCAGGGCTCCCCGCGTACCCGTGCAGTCGGGGTCGACACAGGGAAGTCGCGGCGACACGGGGAAAACGGAGCCGTGCCCGGAGTGTCCGGGTGACGCAGATCACCGGAGCGTGCGGTGGCGGGTCGGTGGCGCTCGGTAGACTGTAGACGATAACCAATCCGGTGAGTCCTGGATCATCCTGGATCACCTGGATCGTTTCGGATCCGAGTCGTAGAGGGGGACCGCGATGCTGTCCGCTGGACTGCCGCAGGGGACCGTGCCGAAGCTCGAACGCCCCGGCCCGCTGCGCGAACGGGTCTACGAAGCGCTGCTCGAACTGATCACGACCCGCGCGCTCCAGCCGGGTCAGCACCTCGTCGAGAGCGAGCTCGCCGGGCATCTGGGCGTCTCCCGCCAGCCGGTGCGCGAGGCGCTGCAGCGGCTGAACACCGACGGCTGGGTCGATCTGCGCCCTGCCCAGGGCGCATTCGTGCACGAGCCGACCGAGGAGGAGGCCGACCAGCTGCTCGGCGTGCGCACGCTGCTGGAGGCCGAGGCGGCCCGGCTGGCCGCCGCCAACGCCTCGGAGGCGGGCGTCGAGGAGCTGGCGGCGCTGTGCGACCGGGGTGAACAGGCGGTCCGTGACGACGACGTGGACCTCGCCGTCGCCACCAACGCGGCCTTCCACGCCAAGGTGATGGACCTGGCGGGCAACACCGTACTGGCCGGGCTGGCCGAGCAGGTCGGCCGGCGGGTGCGCTGGTACTACACCCCGGTCGCCCGGCAGCGCGGCAAGCGGTCCTGGGCCGAGCACCGCGAGCTGATCGACGCCATCGCCAAGGGCGACGGACAGCGCGCCACCGAGATTATGCGTGCCCACACCGAGCACACCCGCCGCACGTACCACGAGCGCGAGGGGGCGAAGTAGGGCCTGTCTCCAGCCGTGGCCATGTGGCGGGGCGGAGGGCGCCGTCGTCGTGATCGTTCCGTCGAGCGGTGCCTCGAGGGCGCCCGCGTCGCGACACGGGACGAAGCGGTCGTAGACGCTCTGCCAGGCGGTGAGCGCCCCGGGACCGGTGCCCACAGCATCTCGGCCACGGCTGGGGGCAGGTCAGCCGGGTACGCCCATGCGCTGCGTGCCGACGACGGACAGCAGCCGCAGTGCCTCTTCCGACGGTGAGCCGGGGGCAGCGGTGTAGAGGACGACTCGCTGGTCCCGGTCAGCGATGTCCAGGACGTCGCAGTTGACGGCGACGGGGCCGACGAGGGGGTGCGCGAAAGTCTTGCAGAGGGTGGGCCGAGCGGTCACGTCGTGGGTGGCCCAGAGCCCGGCGAACTCCTCACTGCCGGCGAGGAGCTCCTTGACCAGGCCGGTCACTTCAGGGTCGTTGGGATAGCGAGCTGCCGCGGCGCGCAGGTGCTGGACCGAGGTCCGGGTGAACTCGTCCGCGTCCGAGACGCCGTACAGCCGTCGGCCGTGCCGGTACGGACCGAGGAAGGCGCGTCGGATGAGGTTCCGGTCCCGGCGCGACAGGACGGAGAAGTCCTCCAGCAAGGCAGCGGCCAGCTCGTTCCAGGCGATGACCTCATACGTCGCCGACAACACGACGGCCGCGGCCTCCGGCAGCCGGTGCAGCAGGTCGACGATGCTCTGCCGCACTTCCCGCGAAGGCCCGGCCGGGGGTGCGGGAGGCGCACCGGCGAGGTGATGGAGATGGTCGCGCTCCGCGTCCGACAGGCGCAGCGCACGGGCGAGTTGGCCCAGCACCTCACGGGAGGGATGCGGGGCGCGGCCCTGCTCCAGGCGCGTGTAGTACTCGGTCGAGATGAACGCCAGCTGCGCCACCTCCTCGCGGCGCAGTCCCGGGGTGCGGCGGCGCGGCCCGGCAGGCAGCCCCACGTCGCCAGGGGTGATGCGCTCGCGCCTGCTGCGCAGGAAGGCAGCCAGTTCTCGTCGATCCATGCCCCCAGTGTGCGCGGGGTGACGGTGCCCAGCCAGGTACTGCCGGTGCCTGGATGATCGCGGTGGCCGGACACAGGCTCCTCAGCATGACCCACACACCGAACACCTCCACCACCTCCACCACGGCCTCGGGCCTGCTCGCCGGCAAGGTCGCCTTCCTCACCGGCGCCGGTCGCGGTATCGGCGCGGCAGCGGCACGGCTGTTCGCCCGGGAGGGGGCCCGAGTGCTGCTCGCGGCCCGCACGCAGACCCAGCTCGAAGCGGTGACCGAGGAGATCCGGACGGCCGGCGGCACCGCGGACCACGTGGTGTGCGACCTGGCCGATCCGGCAAGCGTCCGGGCCGCCGTCGACCGCTGCGTGGAGCTGTACGGCCGGCTCGACGTGGCCTTCAACAACGGCGCGACGGGCCAGCCGCCCGGCCCGATGGACCAGCTCTCGGAGGCCGAGTTCGACCACGTCTGCGCCGTCAACCTCAAGGGCCCGTGGCTGGCCATGACCGCCGAGATCGCCGCCATCCGCGCCACCGCGAAGCGCGGGGCCATCGTCAACACCTCCAGCGTCGGCAGCCTGATGGGCAACCCCGCATTGCCCGCCTACGGCGCAGCGAAGCGGGCGGTCAACAGCCTCACCGCGTCGGCAGCCGTCACCTACGGCCCGGAAAACATCCGCGTCAACGCCATCGCGCCCGGCACCACACTCACCGAGATGCTGTACGAGTGGGACGAGAAATCCCCCGGCACCATCGAGCAGCTCAACGCCCGGACCCCGCTGGGCCGCGCCGCCGATCCGGACGAGATCGCCCAGGCTGCCGCCTGGCTCCTCAGCGACCGCTCCTCCTACGTCACCGGCACGGTCCTCCGCGTCGACGGCGGCATGCGAGCCTGAGCCGTCACGGGCGTCCCGTCCAGGCGGGCAGGCGCCGGTCGTGGCGCGCCGGACCCTTCCTTGTCCTGAGTCGGGCCGGGTTCTGAGCCGGGCTTTGTCCTGAGTCAGGAGAAAGTCCGTACGGATTCGGTCCGTAGTACTTCCTCGTGCGGACAAGCGCTGCTACGTTCCCCTCGAAAGCCCGGCGAGACGGTGTGCGGTTTCCCGCCAACTCCCGCCGGTGGCTCTCGATGACGGTCTATGCCGAGGACGGCTGGAGGGGCGGCGTGAGGCGCATGACAGCCAGGCCCGCGAACGCGCACCAGGCGCGGCTCCTTCACCTGCTGCGCGACCAGGGGCCCAACTCCCGTGCTCAGCTGGGTGACCAGGTCGACCTGTCGCGTTCCAAGCTGGCGGTGGAGGTCGACCGGCTGCTGGAGACCGGCCTCGTCGTCGCCGACGGCCTGGCCGCCTCCCGCGGCGGCCGTCGCTCCCACAACATCCGGCTCGCGCCCTCGCTGCGCTTCCTCGGCGTGGACATCGGCGCGACCTCGGTCGACGTGGCGGTCACCAACGCCGAACTGGAGGTACTCGGTCACCTCACCCAGCCGATGGACGTCCGGGACGGGCCGGTCGCCGTCTTCGAGCAAGTCCTCGCGCTGGCGGACAAGTTGAAGGACAGCGGGCTCGCCGAGGGGTTCGACGGCGCGGGCATCGGCGTGCCGGGCCCGGTCCGCTTCCCCGAAGGCGTGCCCGTCGCACCGCCGATCATGCCGGGCTGGGACGGCTTCCCCGTACGGGAAGCGCTCAGCCAGGAGCTGGGCTGCCCGGTCATGGTCGACAACGACGTGAACCTGATGGCGCTGGGGGAGCAGCACGCGGGGGTGGCCCGCACCTCGCAGGATTTCCTCTGCGTCAAGATCGGTACGGGCATCGGCTGCGGCATCGTCGTCGGCGGCGCGGTCTACCGCGGCACCACCGGCAGCGCCGGCGACATCGGCCACATCCAGGTCGAGCCCGACGGCCGCCGCTGCGCCTGCGGCAATGCCGGCTGCCTGGAGGCCTACTTCGGCGGTGCCGCGCTCGCCCGGGACGCGGAGGACGCGGCGCGCGAGGGCCGGTCGGCCACGCTCGCGGCCCGGCTCGAGGCGGCGGGCGCGCTCGCCGCCTCGGACGTGTCCGTGGCCGCCTCCGCCGGCGACGCCACCGCGCTGGAACTGATCAAGGCCGGTGGCACCCGCACCGGGCAGGTCATCGCCGGGCTCGTCAGCTTCTTCAATCCGGGCCTCGTGGTGATCGGCGGCGGGGTGACCGGCCTCGGCCACACACTGCTGGCCGCGATCCGCACGCAGGTGTACCACCAGTCGCTGCCCCTGGCGACCGGCAACCTCCCTATCGTCCTGGGCGAGCTGGGCCCGCTGGCCGGTGTGACCGGCGCGGCCCGGCTGATCAGCGACCACTTGTTCTCACCGGCCTGAGTCATGTCCCCGGCACCGCAGGGACCGGGGAAGCACCGCCGCACCACCGCCGTACCGCCTCCGCTCCACCTGTGCACGTGCACCACCTCTGCGCCATCACTGCACTGTCTGAGTGACGCATCGTCAGTTCGCGATGCCGCACGCCCGTACGCGCTCCGCCCTGATCCGCCCTGCCCGCTCGCCGGCGTACCGCCGAGGAGGCCCGCCATGGCACCAGCGCACCGCCCCGCACCTCCGCCGTCCGCGGCGCACGAAGCCACCGGACCGCTGCTCACCATGACCGGCATCACCAAGTCCTTCCCCGGCGTCCGCGCGCTGGACGGCGTGGACCTGGACGTGGTGGCGGGGGAGGTGCACTGCCTGCTCGGCCAGAACGGTGCGGGCAAGTCCACCCTGATCAAGGTGCTGGCCGGAGCGCACCAGCCGGACGGCGGCGAGATCCGCTGGCGCGGCGAGACCGTCACCCTGAAGTCCCCGATCGCCGCGATGCGGCTCGGCATCGCCACCATCTACCAGGAACTGGACCTGGTCGAGCACATGTCCGTCGCCGAGAACGTCTTCCTCGGCCACGAACGCGCCACCGGCGGCTTCGTCCGCACCGGCGAGGCCCGCGACCGGACCGCCGAGCTGCTCGCCCGGCTGGGCCACCCCGAGATCGATCCCGCCACCCCCGTCGGCGAGCTCTCCGCCGCCGGCCAGCAGATCGCGTCGATGGCCCGCGCCCTCTCGCACGACGTACGGCTGATCGTCATGGACGAGCCGTCCGCCGCGCTCGACCCCGACGAGGTCGACAACCTCTTCCGTATCGTCACGGCCCTCACCTCCGCCGGCGTCGCCGTCGTCTACATCTCCCACCGCCTGGAGGAGATCCGCCGGATCGGCGACCGGGTGACCGTACTGAAGGACGGCCGTACGGCTGCCCGCGGCCTAGACGCGCACGCCACCCCCACCCGCGACATCGTCGCCCTGATGACCGGCCGCGACGTCGAGTACGTCTTCCCCGAACGGCGCGCGGCCACCGACCGCCCGGCCCCCGTCCTCAGCGTCGAAGGCCTCGCCCGCGAGGGCGAGTTCGCGCCGGTCGACTTCCAGCTGCACCCCGGCGAGATCCTCGGCCTCGCCGGGCTCGTCGGCTCCGGCCGCTCGGAGATCCTGGAGACCGTCTTCGGCGCCCGGCGGCCCACCGCGGGCCGGGTACTGGTCGACGGCCGGCCGCTGCGCCCCGGCAGCGTCACCGCCGCCGTACGCGCCGGAATCGGCCTCGCCCCCGAAGAACGCAAGTCCCAGGCGCTGCTGCTCCTGGAGTCCGTCAGCCGTAACGTCTCCCTCTCCTCGCTGCCCCGCTTCGCACGCGCCGGCTGGCTGGACCGGCACGCCGAACGGGCCGGTGCCCGCGCCGCCACCCGTGACCTGTCGCTGCGCCCCGACGACCCCGACCGCCCGGTCCGCACCCTCTCCGGCGGCAACCAGCAGAAGGCCGTACTGGCCCGCTGGCTGCTCCGTGGCTGCCGGGTCCTGCTGCTGGACGAGCCGACCCGCGGCGTGGACGTCGGCGCGCGTGCCGAGCTGTACGCGGTGATCCGGCGGCTGGCCGACGAGGGCATGGCCGTGCTGCTGGTCTCCAGCGAGGTGCCCGAAGTGCTCGGGCTCGCCGACCGGGTGCTCGTCCTGCGCGAGGGCCGGGTCGTGCACGAGGGGGACGCGGCGGCACTGGACGAGCACCGGGTGCTCGACCTGGTCATGAGCGAAGGACCGGGGCCCGTACCGGCCCCGGCAGGTAC includes these proteins:
- a CDS encoding ROK family transcriptional regulator, which produces MTARPANAHQARLLHLLRDQGPNSRAQLGDQVDLSRSKLAVEVDRLLETGLVVADGLAASRGGRRSHNIRLAPSLRFLGVDIGATSVDVAVTNAELEVLGHLTQPMDVRDGPVAVFEQVLALADKLKDSGLAEGFDGAGIGVPGPVRFPEGVPVAPPIMPGWDGFPVREALSQELGCPVMVDNDVNLMALGEQHAGVARTSQDFLCVKIGTGIGCGIVVGGAVYRGTTGSAGDIGHIQVEPDGRRCACGNAGCLEAYFGGAALARDAEDAAREGRSATLAARLEAAGALAASDVSVAASAGDATALELIKAGGTRTGQVIAGLVSFFNPGLVVIGGGVTGLGHTLLAAIRTQVYHQSLPLATGNLPIVLGELGPLAGVTGAARLISDHLFSPA
- a CDS encoding sugar ABC transporter ATP-binding protein — translated: MAPAHRPAPPPSAAHEATGPLLTMTGITKSFPGVRALDGVDLDVVAGEVHCLLGQNGAGKSTLIKVLAGAHQPDGGEIRWRGETVTLKSPIAAMRLGIATIYQELDLVEHMSVAENVFLGHERATGGFVRTGEARDRTAELLARLGHPEIDPATPVGELSAAGQQIASMARALSHDVRLIVMDEPSAALDPDEVDNLFRIVTALTSAGVAVVYISHRLEEIRRIGDRVTVLKDGRTAARGLDAHATPTRDIVALMTGRDVEYVFPERRAATDRPAPVLSVEGLAREGEFAPVDFQLHPGEILGLAGLVGSGRSEILETVFGARRPTAGRVLVDGRPLRPGSVTAAVRAGIGLAPEERKSQALLLLESVSRNVSLSSLPRFARAGWLDRHAERAGARAATRDLSLRPDDPDRPVRTLSGGNQQKAVLARWLLRGCRVLLLDEPTRGVDVGARAELYAVIRRLADEGMAVLLVSSEVPEVLGLADRVLVLREGRVVHEGDAAALDEHRVLDLVMSEGPGPVPAPAGTAPEETPAPTPRGDRP
- a CDS encoding glucose 1-dehydrogenase is translated as MIAVAGHRLLSMTHTPNTSTTSTTASGLLAGKVAFLTGAGRGIGAAAARLFAREGARVLLAARTQTQLEAVTEEIRTAGGTADHVVCDLADPASVRAAVDRCVELYGRLDVAFNNGATGQPPGPMDQLSEAEFDHVCAVNLKGPWLAMTAEIAAIRATAKRGAIVNTSSVGSLMGNPALPAYGAAKRAVNSLTASAAVTYGPENIRVNAIAPGTTLTEMLYEWDEKSPGTIEQLNARTPLGRAADPDEIAQAAAWLLSDRSSYVTGTVLRVDGGMRA